The Deltaproteobacteria bacterium genome has a segment encoding these proteins:
- a CDS encoding HDOD domain-containing protein: MLNLDNLKDTDLPPLKPMVAKLWGLLNAPDTRLAEIAEAMGAEPVLCARIMAVANSPIYRGTDEITSVHKALVRLGLQEVKGVVYYLTLAGSVRKNTLPASFSIRRFWTHSLCTALLSEKLIKFHANLFPMTQEEQEGAYLSGLLHDMGYVVMGTLMPEAFTTLAQSWEHGGHDPLQLEESLFGVAHPVISAKALKLWKFPKNVQLAVYAHHRDVTTGNPPAVVTLLKVADCLATGAGYHFNPMFTLDMKQSTIPAGLMDNDFQPIVEEVSLKVELLVGQNFS; this comes from the coding sequence ATGCTCAATCTCGACAATCTCAAGGACACCGATCTCCCCCCCCTCAAACCCATGGTCGCCAAGCTGTGGGGATTGCTCAACGCTCCTGACACACGCTTGGCGGAAATCGCCGAAGCCATGGGCGCGGAGCCCGTTCTTTGCGCCCGGATCATGGCCGTGGCCAATTCGCCCATCTACCGGGGCACCGACGAGATCACCTCGGTCCACAAAGCCCTGGTCCGGCTCGGGCTGCAGGAAGTCAAGGGTGTTGTCTATTACCTGACCCTGGCCGGTTCCGTGCGTAAAAACACCCTGCCCGCCAGCTTTTCCATCCGGCGCTTCTGGACCCACAGCCTGTGCACGGCGCTTCTGAGCGAAAAACTCATCAAATTCCACGCCAACCTTTTTCCCATGACCCAGGAAGAACAGGAAGGCGCCTATCTCTCGGGCCTGCTCCACGACATGGGCTACGTGGTCATGGGCACCCTCATGCCCGAGGCGTTCACCACCCTGGCCCAGTCCTGGGAACATGGCGGCCACGACCCACTCCAACTCGAGGAAAGCCTGTTTGGCGTGGCCCATCCCGTCATCAGCGCGAAGGCGCTCAAACTGTGGAAATTCCCCAAAAATGTCCAGCTCGCGGTTTACGCCCACCATCGGGACGTCACCACCGGCAATCCTCCGGCCGTGGTCACCCTGCTCAAGGTGGCGGATTGCCTGGCGACGGGAGCCGGCTACCATTTCAACCCAATGTTCACGCTGGACATGAAACAGTCGACCATCCCCGCCGGCCTGATGGACAACGATTTTCAGCCCATCGTCGAGGAAGTTTCCCTGAAAGTGGAATTGCTGGTTGGCCAAAATTTTTCCTGA